ACGCTCTCAGCTGTGATCTCGGTCTCAATCCCGAAGCCCTCTTCGTTCAGATCGAATGCCTTATACGCCGATTTTTTGAATACACGATAGCCTGAGAGGATATCTGTGAGCCATTCACCATAGAGCATACCAAATATCTTGTTCAGTAATCGATTACCAAAATGGTTCAGGCGCGTGAACGCCCCCTTTTCATACATTTCCAGCCGAGTTCCGATGACATGGTCGGCTATTCCCTCTCTTACTGGTTCAAGTAATTTCTCCACATCAGCAGGTACATATGTTCCATCACCATCGATCATAACAAGAATCTCAGCGTCTGCGATCGCAAATGCATCTCTAACTGCCATTCCTTTCCCTTTACCATGCTGAACGATCACCTTTGCGCCGCATTTTTCAGCAATCTCTCTTGTAGCATCTGAACTGTTTCCATCGACGACAAGTATATTGGTGTAACCAAGCTCTCTAAAATCTGTTATCAAGTCACCGATTGAGTCTGCCTCGTTGAGAGTGGGTATAAAAATTAGAACGTCGTCTTTAGTGTTCATTGACCAGCATCATCGCTTGAACTCTGTATAACCACACTTTCCACAGGTTTTGCGGTTTATATGTTCTGCTAAAAAGACACCAGGACCACATCTTGGGCAGGTCTCTTTCACGCGCTTGACGGTCTTCCCTGAGATTGAATAAAAATCATGTATCGCCATGATTATGCCTCCTCTTCTGTTTTAACAGCATTTCTCGCCAGTATGTGCGTCTTTTCGATCATCTGTAAGGAATCGATATCATCATAGACTTTCGCATACCCCACAACCTCCTGTTTACCAAAAACAGTCTGCATTCTCTCGATTATGAGGAGTTCAGGATTCAGATCAAATGCTGCTGAAAGTACCTTCTTTGTATCAATGCGTGACGGTTGTGGTCCTTCAAATGTTAGGCTGAAGTTGATCTCCCTGCGCTTCAATACTGGATTAACTACATCTTTGGTGATCTCTGCTTTCATCATGATATGAAAGCTTCAGGGGTTATTTAAAGTTTCCTTCAAATCTTCGGCGACCCCTTTCTTCACTCGCTCGACTCCTCCCTGCTCAAAATTCTCACACTATCACCACGAACTGTAACCGGGATTGGTACCATCGCCTCAAAGAGTTCGATCGTGATCTCTTCATGTGTTGCATCAACCCGTTTTACGATTGCGCGCTCACCTTTGAATGGCCCTGAGATAAGTTCAACGATACAACCCTCTTCAATACCTGTAACTGTGGGTTTGGGTGTCAGAAAGTGCTCCACCTCGGATATATCCGAACTCCCAGCAATTCGCGTCCGTGCGTATGGAATCGTCTGAATTGCCTGATCGATCAGGTCAGGATTGGTTGTTTCGACAAGTATATAGCCTTTGAGTTCATCTGGAGCGAATATTGCCCTCACGTCTCCCTTATTCTTCTCCACAAACGCCTCAATCATTCTTGCTACCGTGCGTTCCTGGTTTACAGTAGTCTTCACTGCATAGATCTCTGCCTCAGCTACTTCTTCTTCAGGCATCGAGAAGCCCCGTTTTCAGTATAGATTTTTAGGTAGTACAGTAATCAGCAGGTAAATGATGAATCCAATAAGGCCGATAAGTAACATACCCGCGCCCGCGATCTTGGAGATCATGAGAAATTCTTCGCGTGTGGGCTTTCTCGCGAGTTTCAGGACGCGGATATATTCATTTATCGTATCAGATACCTTTCCTGTATTAAATGCCATACTTTACTACCCAAGATAATCGATCCCATATTTGGATTTACTCCATTCACGCTTGCCATACATCTGGGGTGATTTGACACCTGTAACAAGCAGCATCGTTCTGACGTGCCCTTCAAGCTCTGGATCGATGTGAACACCCCATATAATCCGTGCGTTTCTATCCACTCGCTTATATATCTCTTCAACGACACCTTCTGCCTCTTCAATTGTCATATCAGGACCACCACAGACATAGACGAGTGCTGCCGTAGCGCCAGAGATGTCAAGATCAAGCAAAGGACTGCTCAACGCCCTTTTCACCGAATTGATGGCTTTATCTTCACCTTCAGCCTCGCCAAGACCCATCATTGCAACGCCACCTTTCTGCATCACGGTTCTAACATCAGAGAAGTCGAGGTTGACAAGTCCAGGTCTTGTGATAAGCTCTGTGATTCCTTTTATCGCTCGCATCAGAATCTCATCTGCAAGCTTGAACGCAGCGGTCAAAGGCAGGTTTGGAGCAACCTCAAGGAGCTTATCGTTTGGTATTACAATCACGGTATCTGATACATCTCTCAATCGCTCCAATCCTGCATCTGCATTTGCCCTTCGCACATCGCCTTCTGCGGTGAATGGCATCGTAACAATCGAGATTGTGAGTGCTCCTGCTTCCTGTGCAGCTGCTGCAACAACCGGCGCTGAACCAGTCCCCGTGCCACCACCGAGCCCACAGGTGACAAAGACCATGTCCATATCCTTAACTGCTGCTTTTATATCGTCCTCATTCTCCATCGCGGCAGCTTCACCAATCTGCGGAATACTACCTGCACCAAGCCCTCTTGTAGTTTTCTTACCGATCAGGATTTTTTTATCTGCATTAACATACAGGAGGTGCTGAGCATCTGTATTCAGGGCATAGAGGTTTGCGCCGTGTATTCCTTCTTCTGCCGTTCGCTGGATTGTATTCGTACCGCCGCCACCGCATCCGATCACACAAATTCTCGTTGTGAGACTATCAAGTAGTGCTTCAAGTTCAGCATCCGATGATCCAAACTCATGGCCTTCAATATCGACAGGGGTGTGTCTCCTTTCTGCCATTCTTGGGACATCCATATCTGAAGATTGATTTGCTCGAGAAATTGCTTCATCCACTATTGATTTCATGAAATTCTCCCCACACTGTTTTATAACTGCGCATTTAGTATTTATCTTTTGCCCTCCCCGCATCACGCTTTAGAGCTGGATGTCGGGATAAAATCTACCACAACATTATAAAGATGTGGTGCATAGGATCTGACAACACCCCTATGAAGTATCCTGATACCACCTACTTTTCTCTCAAGTTTACGGATGAGCCCGCCGAAGAGGTCGTTATCCTGCCTGATGTCATAAAAATGAACAACACCACCGTGCTTGATAATAGTGAGTGCCGCATCCAGGAACTCAAAAGCCTGAAGTGGGAGGTTCATGATCGCCCGATCTGCTACGTTTGCAAGTTCTGGTGCAATCTCACGCACATCGCCAGTTCTTACCTCAACGTTCTCGATACGATTCAACGAAAGGTTTTTCATGAGATAATGAGTTGCATCAGGATTTATATCGATCGCTATAACTCGGCGCGCCCGCTTTGCCACGGGGATTGTGTAGGGACCAACTCCTGCAAACATATCAACAACCAGTTCATCTGATCCGACCTGCGAC
This genomic window from Candidatus Syntrophoarchaeum caldarius contains:
- a CDS encoding cell division protein FtsZ, which encodes MDVPRMAERRHTPVDIEGHEFGSSDAELEALLDSLTTRICVIGCGGGGTNTIQRTAEEGIHGANLYALNTDAQHLLYVNADKKILIGKKTTRGLGAGSIPQIGEAAAMENEDDIKAAVKDMDMVFVTCGLGGGTGTGSAPVVAAAAQEAGALTISIVTMPFTAEGDVRRANADAGLERLRDVSDTVIVIPNDKLLEVAPNLPLTAAFKLADEILMRAIKGITELITRPGLVNLDFSDVRTVMQKGGVAMMGLGEAEGEDKAINSVKRALSSPLLDLDISGATAALVYVCGGPDMTIEEAEGVVEEIYKRVDRNARIIWGVHIDPELEGHVRTMLLVTGVKSPQMYGKREWSKSKYGIDYLG
- a CDS encoding glycosyl transferase family 2 gives rise to the protein MNTKDDVLIFIPTLNEADSIGDLITDFRELGYTNILVVDGNSSDATREIAEKCGAKVIVQHGKGKGMAVRDAFAIADAEILVMIDGDGTYVPADVEKLLEPVREGIADHVIGTRLEMYEKGAFTRLNHFGNRLLNKIFGMLYGEWLTDILSGYRVFKKSAYKAFDLNEEGFGIETEITAESVKKDLRIVEIPILYKMRSGRTKLNPIRDGVRIAFTIYKLVKTYNPLFYFGVIGILFFTIGCISGAYVLWEWLKTPRVEHIPLTIFTALMIITGVQVIIFGMLSDIIVLLQKEVMRAIKDGKKEL
- a CDS encoding transcription antitermination protein NusG — encoded protein: MPEEEVAEAEIYAVKTTVNQERTVARMIEAFVEKNKGDVRAIFAPDELKGYILVETTNPDLIDQAIQTIPYARTRIAGSSDISEVEHFLTPKPTVTGIEEGCIVELISGPFKGERAIVKRVDATHEEITIELFEAMVPIPVTVRGDSVRILSREESSE
- a CDS encoding Ribosomal protein S27a domain protein, which encodes MAIHDFYSISGKTVKRVKETCPRCGPGVFLAEHINRKTCGKCGYTEFKR
- a CDS encoding Protein translocase SEC61 complex gamma subunit encodes the protein MAFNTGKVSDTINEYIRVLKLARKPTREEFLMISKIAGAGMLLIGLIGFIIYLLITVLPKNLY
- a CDS encoding 30S ribosomal protein S24 → MMKAEITKDVVNPVLKRREINFSLTFEGPQPSRIDTKKVLSAAFDLNPELLIIERMQTVFGKQEVVGYAKVYDDIDSLQMIEKTHILARNAVKTEEEA